In a genomic window of Thiosocius teredinicola:
- a CDS encoding ABC transporter ATP-binding protein, whose amino-acid sequence MIEANNVWKRYGDQVVLERVNVKVDEGEFITLVGTSGCGKSTFLKMLLGIESASQGSLTLDGKPIPDEPGLDRGIVFQQYSVFPHLTVLENLTIARAFEHHPILGHLFGKKKREAIEEAKAMLEAVGLSAAMDRYPHQLSGGMRQRLAIAQALIRKPRILLLDEPFGALDPGIRADMHALVLSLRREFKLTIFMVTHDIKEGFYLGTRLWVFDKTRYDPQAPHAYGATITYDLPVGTVDRATFEQIDDQLNPVTAPIN is encoded by the coding sequence ATGATCGAAGCAAACAACGTCTGGAAACGCTACGGTGACCAAGTCGTGCTGGAACGCGTCAACGTCAAGGTCGACGAAGGCGAGTTCATCACGCTGGTCGGCACCTCGGGATGCGGCAAGAGCACCTTTCTCAAAATGCTGCTGGGTATCGAAAGCGCCAGCCAAGGCAGTCTGACGCTCGACGGCAAACCGATACCCGATGAACCGGGGCTCGATCGCGGCATCGTGTTTCAACAGTACTCGGTCTTTCCACATCTCACCGTGCTCGAGAATCTCACCATCGCACGCGCCTTCGAACATCACCCGATACTCGGCCACCTATTCGGCAAGAAGAAGCGTGAAGCCATCGAAGAGGCGAAAGCGATGCTCGAGGCCGTCGGCCTGAGTGCGGCAATGGATCGCTATCCGCATCAATTGTCAGGCGGTATGCGCCAGCGTCTCGCGATTGCCCAGGCACTGATTCGCAAGCCGCGTATTCTGTTGCTCGATGAACCCTTCGGTGCGCTGGACCCCGGCATACGCGCCGACATGCACGCCCTGGTCTTGTCGCTGAGGCGTGAGTTCAAGCTGACCATCTTCATGGTCACGCACGACATCAAAGAGGGTTTTTATCTCGGCACCCGCCTGTGGGTGTTCGACAAGACACGCTACGACCCACAGGCACCGCATGCCTACGGCGCGACCATCACCTACGACCTGCCGGTAGGCACCGTCGACCGCGCGACCTTCGAACAGATCGACGACCAATTGAACCCGGTCACCGCACCAATTAACTGA
- a CDS encoding urea amidolyase associated protein UAAP2, with product MLKTSELQARDALSRSTVGAGDYYIARLKAGRTVRILDLEGNQAADTLFFDANDPSERYSAIDTIREQGNLYLTTGSTLLSQTGNALLEIVADTCGRHDTIGGACATESNTVRYDLEKRHMHACRDSWMLAVAENPEYGIAKRDIGHNINFFMNVPVTEEGGLTFEDGISAPGKYVELRACTDVLVLVSNCPQLNNPCNGYNPTPIEILTWK from the coding sequence ATGCTCAAGACCAGTGAACTGCAAGCCAGGGATGCGCTCAGCCGCAGTACCGTCGGCGCCGGCGACTACTACATAGCGCGCCTGAAGGCCGGTCGCACTGTGCGCATACTCGACCTCGAAGGCAACCAGGCGGCCGACACCCTGTTTTTCGATGCCAACGATCCGAGCGAGCGCTATAGCGCCATCGACACGATCCGCGAACAGGGCAACCTGTATCTGACGACCGGCAGTACCCTGCTCTCGCAGACGGGCAACGCGCTGCTCGAGATCGTCGCCGACACCTGCGGCCGCCACGACACCATTGGCGGCGCCTGTGCGACAGAGAGCAACACCGTGCGCTACGACCTCGAAAAGCGCCACATGCATGCCTGTCGCGACAGTTGGATGCTCGCGGTCGCCGAGAACCCGGAGTACGGCATTGCCAAGCGCGATATCGGGCACAACATCAACTTCTTCATGAACGTGCCGGTAACCGAAGAAGGCGGACTGACCTTTGAAGACGGCATTTCAGCACCGGGCAAGTATGTCGAACTGCGCGCCTGTACCGATGTCCTGGTGTTGGTGTCGAACTGCCCGCAGTTGAACAACCCATGCAATGGCTACAACCCGACACCGATCGAGATCCTGACCTGGAAGTGA
- a CDS encoding ABC transporter permease, with protein sequence MKKLVNFTPSRPWAWLLGVIPLVLVIGLYIWGSNARLAENPNDKLLPSFSQMGNAMERMALQPSKRSGEYLFWTDTAASLRRLGLGIAIAAVVGLAFGLLTGAFPVVNASVSPLLTVISLIPPLALLPILFIVLGLDELSKVVLIVIGVAPFIARDLQKHTLELPREMLVKAQTLGANSLQILLRVLLPQIMPRLIDAVRLSLGTGWLFLIAAEAIAATDGLGYRIFLVRRYLAMDVIIPYVFWITLLAFLLDVALAWFSRVLYPWHHRSDKS encoded by the coding sequence ATGAAGAAACTCGTCAATTTCACTCCGAGTCGCCCGTGGGCCTGGCTGTTGGGGGTCATTCCGCTGGTCTTGGTAATCGGTCTCTACATCTGGGGATCGAATGCCAGGCTGGCGGAAAATCCCAACGACAAACTGTTGCCGTCGTTTTCGCAGATGGGCAATGCCATGGAACGCATGGCCCTGCAGCCCAGCAAGCGCAGCGGCGAGTATCTATTCTGGACCGATACCGCGGCCAGCCTGCGCCGTCTCGGACTGGGTATCGCCATCGCTGCGGTCGTCGGCCTGGCATTCGGCCTGCTGACCGGTGCCTTTCCGGTCGTCAATGCGTCAGTCTCTCCGCTGTTGACGGTGATATCGCTGATACCGCCGTTGGCGTTGCTGCCGATTCTTTTCATTGTGCTCGGCCTGGATGAGCTATCGAAGGTCGTGCTGATCGTGATCGGTGTGGCACCGTTCATCGCACGCGATTTGCAGAAACACACCCTCGAACTGCCACGCGAGATGTTGGTCAAGGCACAAACGCTGGGTGCCAACAGCCTGCAGATTCTGTTGCGGGTGCTGCTGCCGCAGATCATGCCGCGCCTGATCGATGCAGTACGTCTGTCGCTCGGCACGGGCTGGTTGTTTCTGATCGCCGCCGAGGCGATCGCGGCGACCGACGGCCTGGGTTATCGCATCTTCCTGGTTCGGCGTTATCTCGCCATGGATGTGATCATTCCCTATGTCTTCTGGATAACCTTGCTGGCCTTCTTGCTCGACGTCGCGCTGGCATGGTTCAGTCGTGTGCTGTACCCATGGCACCACCGGAGCGACAAGTCATGA
- the uca gene encoding urea carboxylase, which translates to MFDKVLIANRGAIAVRIQRTLKHLGIASVAVYAEADADSLHVRNADEAYCLGDGPASDTYLNARQLLAIATETGAQAIHPGYGFLSENPGFVEACESGGIRFVGPTAQQMRDFGLKHRARALAEAAGVPLLPGSELLTDEAEARQVADRIGYPVMLKATAGGGGIGMQLCHDNEELGAAFAKVKRLGESHFADGGVFLEKFIASARHIEVQVIGDGNGTAVAIGERDCSSQRRNQKVIEECPAPNLSETTRQQLHATAERLLASVDYRNAGTIEFIVDQATEAFYFLEVNTRLQVEHGVTEMVYGVDLVEWMLTIASEQAFDLAAARAALAPNGHAVQARVYAEDPYRDFQPSAGLLSLVQWPQASTELRIDHWIESGIEIPAWFDPMLAKVIVHADDRTTALQRLQQALNATTLYGCETNLSYLQALLSDPKVLAGEVTTRYLNSFAFTPARIDVLQGGTQSTLQEAVGRRGYWHVGVPPSGPFDGYSLRLGNRLLGSPDDAAGIEITLQGPQLQFSRDTRIVLCGADIEASTSDGSVPMWTSVTINAGDTLRIGRVTGAGVRSYLCVAGGIQCPEYLGSRSTFTLGQFGGHNGRALRSGDVLHLVSSNDAPAGEVPTGEVPTALRPTIGSDWVLRVVYGPHGAPDFFTERDIRTFFDTDWEVHYNSSRTGVRLIGPKPEWARPDGGEAGMHPSNIHDNAYAFGTVDFTGDMPVILGPDGPSLGGFVCPATVIHADLWKLGQLKAGDRIRFEAVDLHTAVQLEYHQLQSIERLQPLDAAPAINPVDAPQSTPVLKTLDAAQYGERIVYRAAGDHFLLLEYGEPELAIRLRFRVHALMRWLEAHRLDGMYEFTPGIRTLQIHFDPKVLSHDALLAHLEDAEVQLAQNLDELTVPSRIVHLPLSWDDPACQQAIDKYIQSVRKDAPWCPSNLEFIRRINGLDSIDAVKSVLFDASYLVMGLGDVYLGAPVATPIDPRHRLVTTKYNPARTWTAENSVGIGGSYLCVYGMEGPGGYQFVGRTLQMWNRYRQTDTFTQPWLLRFFDQIRFFEVSADELQQIRRDFPQGRYPLQIEPTEFSLADYEAFLEQHRSGIDAFNQRRQLTFDEELARWHANGQFNFASDDAIVEQDDAPAWPEDSHVVDGPVSGSVWQINVAVGDEVHVGDTLLVLESMKTEITVTAGVDGTVTHILKAQGAQLRAGDPLVVLEERT; encoded by the coding sequence ATGTTCGATAAAGTGCTTATCGCCAACCGCGGTGCAATCGCGGTGCGCATCCAACGCACCTTGAAGCACCTGGGCATTGCATCGGTTGCGGTATACGCCGAGGCCGATGCCGACAGCCTGCATGTTCGCAACGCCGACGAGGCCTATTGCCTGGGCGACGGCCCGGCCAGCGATACCTATCTGAATGCCCGACAACTATTGGCGATTGCCACAGAAACCGGTGCACAGGCAATCCACCCCGGTTACGGCTTTCTCAGTGAGAATCCCGGTTTTGTCGAGGCCTGCGAGTCTGGGGGTATCCGCTTCGTCGGTCCGACTGCGCAGCAGATGCGCGACTTCGGCCTGAAACATCGTGCCCGTGCGCTCGCTGAAGCGGCTGGTGTGCCGCTGTTACCGGGATCGGAACTGCTCACCGACGAAGCCGAGGCGCGACAGGTCGCCGACCGGATCGGCTACCCGGTGATGCTCAAGGCGACCGCCGGCGGTGGCGGCATTGGTATGCAGTTGTGTCACGACAACGAAGAACTCGGCGCGGCATTCGCCAAGGTCAAGCGACTCGGCGAAAGCCACTTCGCCGACGGCGGCGTGTTTCTCGAAAAGTTCATCGCGTCGGCACGGCACATCGAGGTCCAGGTGATCGGCGACGGCAACGGGACTGCGGTAGCCATCGGTGAACGCGATTGTTCCAGCCAACGACGCAACCAGAAGGTCATCGAGGAATGCCCGGCACCCAACCTGTCGGAGACTACACGCCAACAACTGCATGCGACCGCCGAGCGTCTGCTGGCCTCGGTCGACTATCGCAATGCCGGTACGATCGAGTTCATCGTCGACCAGGCGACAGAGGCGTTCTATTTTCTTGAGGTCAACACGCGGCTGCAGGTCGAGCACGGTGTGACCGAGATGGTCTATGGCGTCGACCTGGTCGAATGGATGCTGACGATTGCGTCCGAACAGGCGTTCGATCTGGCCGCCGCACGCGCCGCGCTTGCGCCGAATGGTCATGCCGTTCAGGCGCGCGTGTATGCCGAAGATCCCTACCGCGATTTCCAACCGAGTGCGGGCCTGCTATCGCTGGTGCAATGGCCGCAGGCAAGCACTGAATTGCGTATCGATCACTGGATCGAATCCGGCATCGAGATCCCTGCCTGGTTCGATCCCATGCTGGCCAAGGTCATCGTCCATGCCGACGATCGCACCACCGCGTTACAACGTCTGCAACAGGCGCTGAATGCCACGACCCTGTACGGCTGTGAAACCAACCTGTCGTACCTGCAAGCCTTGTTGAGCGATCCGAAGGTACTCGCGGGTGAGGTGACCACACGCTACCTCAACAGCTTCGCCTTCACCCCAGCACGCATCGACGTGCTGCAGGGCGGTACCCAGTCGACCTTGCAAGAGGCAGTCGGGCGACGCGGTTACTGGCATGTGGGTGTGCCGCCGTCCGGGCCGTTTGATGGCTATTCGTTGCGCCTGGGTAACCGGCTGCTGGGCAGCCCGGATGATGCCGCCGGCATCGAGATCACGCTGCAAGGCCCGCAGCTGCAGTTCAGTCGCGATACCCGGATCGTGCTGTGCGGCGCCGATATCGAGGCCAGCACCTCGGACGGTTCGGTACCGATGTGGACCAGTGTGACGATCAACGCCGGCGACACACTGCGCATCGGCCGCGTAACGGGCGCCGGTGTGCGCAGTTATCTGTGCGTCGCCGGTGGCATTCAATGCCCCGAGTATTTGGGTTCACGCTCGACCTTCACCCTCGGTCAATTCGGTGGGCACAACGGCCGCGCATTGCGTAGCGGCGATGTATTGCACCTCGTCTCATCAAACGACGCACCTGCCGGCGAAGTGCCTACCGGTGAAGTGCCCACAGCCTTGCGACCGACGATCGGCAGTGATTGGGTGTTGCGCGTGGTGTACGGCCCGCATGGCGCGCCGGACTTCTTCACCGAACGGGATATCCGAACCTTTTTCGACACCGACTGGGAGGTGCACTACAACTCCAGCCGTACAGGTGTTCGCCTGATCGGGCCCAAGCCGGAATGGGCGCGCCCCGATGGTGGCGAGGCCGGTATGCACCCGTCCAATATCCACGACAATGCCTATGCGTTCGGCACGGTCGACTTCACCGGCGACATGCCGGTGATACTCGGCCCAGACGGGCCGTCGCTGGGTGGCTTCGTCTGTCCGGCCACGGTCATACACGCCGACCTGTGGAAGCTCGGCCAGCTCAAAGCCGGCGACAGGATCCGTTTCGAGGCGGTCGATCTGCACACCGCCGTTCAACTTGAATACCATCAACTCCAATCGATCGAACGACTGCAACCGCTCGACGCGGCGCCTGCGATCAACCCGGTCGATGCCCCGCAGTCGACGCCGGTGTTGAAGACCCTGGATGCCGCCCAATACGGCGAGCGGATCGTGTATCGCGCCGCCGGTGATCACTTCCTGTTGTTGGAGTATGGCGAGCCGGAACTGGCTATCCGCCTGCGTTTTCGTGTGCATGCGCTGATGCGCTGGTTGGAGGCCCATCGACTCGATGGCATGTACGAGTTCACCCCGGGGATCCGCACACTGCAGATCCATTTCGATCCCAAGGTGCTGTCGCACGATGCGCTGCTCGCGCACCTGGAAGATGCCGAGGTGCAGCTTGCGCAGAATCTCGACGAATTGACGGTGCCCTCGCGGATCGTCCATCTACCGTTGTCGTGGGACGATCCTGCCTGCCAGCAGGCGATCGACAAGTACATACAATCGGTGCGCAAAGATGCCCCATGGTGTCCCAGCAACCTGGAGTTTATTCGCCGCATCAATGGGCTCGACTCGATCGATGCAGTCAAGTCGGTATTGTTCGACGCCAGCTATCTGGTGATGGGCCTGGGTGACGTCTATCTCGGCGCACCGGTCGCAACACCGATCGACCCGCGTCACCGCTTGGTCACGACCAAGTACAACCCCGCACGTACCTGGACGGCGGAGAACTCGGTCGGTATCGGCGGCTCTTATCTGTGCGTCTATGGCATGGAAGGTCCGGGCGGTTATCAATTCGTCGGTCGCACACTGCAGATGTGGAACCGCTATCGCCAGACGGACACGTTCACCCAGCCCTGGCTGCTGCGTTTCTTCGACCAGATCCGCTTCTTCGAGGTATCGGCCGACGAGCTGCAGCAGATCCGTCGCGACTTCCCACAAGGACGTTACCCGTTGCAGATCGAACCCACCGAGTTCAGCCTGGCCGATTACGAAGCCTTTCTTGAACAACACCGATCAGGTATCGATGCCTTCAACCAACGCCGCCAATTGACATTCGATGAAGAACTCGCGCGCTGGCATGCCAACGGTCAGTTCAACTTTGCGTCGGATGACGCGATCGTCGAGCAAGACGACGCACCGGCTTGGCCCGAAGACAGCCACGTGGTCGACGGCCCGGTGTCCGGCAGCGTCTGGCAGATCAATGTCGCCGTCGGCGACGAGGTACATGTCGGCGACACGCTGTTGGTGCTGGAGTCGATGAAGACCGAGATTACGGTGACCGCCGGTGTCGATGGCACCGTTACGCATATTTTGAAAGCACAGGGTGCGCAGCTGCGCGCCGGCGACCCCCTCGTTGTTCTGGAGGAACGCACATGA
- the atzF gene encoding allophanate hydrolase, producing the protein MIPNLSLTALRDAYRNGDTTPAQVVADIARRTADYEQHNIWIHRLSDAELAPYLARLDDMDPATHPLWGVPFAIKDNIDLAGIPTTAACPAFAYTPDKSAQVVEQLLAAGAIPIGKTNLDQFATGLVGSRSPYGACANAFNPDYISGGSSAGSAVAVALGLASFSLGTDTAGSGRVPAAFNNLVGVKPTRGLLSASGMLPACQSLDCMTIFALNCDDAAELLASAEGEDAGDPYSRRNPFSNRARHYGPWQGPLRVGVIDEQQLKFFGDGHYAEAYALALQRLSDAGIEMVTIDYTAFDETARLLYEGPWVAERYIATYPLIVEQPDAFLPVTYGIIEPGGRANAVDLFKAQYRLEALKKQAYAIMDTVDCLLTPTAGRLFTLAEVAEEPVKRNSELGYYTNYMNLLDLSALAIPAGFTGTDLPFGITLVGKTFEDRKLLGIGAYLQQVLPSLQGASHDPCPPSTMAPQRQTSTIPVVVCGAHLEGLPLNWQLRERGAQLLERTTTSDGYRLYALAGGPPYRPGLVRDEAGSAIEVEVWSVPAENFGSFVAGIPSPLGIGKVRLADGRELPGFICEPAGIEGAVEITQLGGWRAYLDQG; encoded by the coding sequence ATGATTCCCAACCTGTCTCTCACCGCGCTGCGCGATGCCTACCGCAACGGCGACACGACACCGGCGCAGGTCGTCGCCGACATCGCGCGTCGTACCGCTGACTACGAGCAGCACAACATCTGGATTCATCGTTTGAGCGATGCCGAGTTGGCCCCCTATCTGGCGCGACTCGACGACATGGACCCAGCGACACATCCCTTATGGGGCGTTCCGTTCGCGATCAAGGACAACATCGATCTGGCCGGCATCCCGACCACAGCGGCCTGCCCGGCGTTCGCTTATACGCCCGACAAATCGGCACAGGTCGTCGAGCAGTTGTTGGCCGCCGGTGCGATTCCGATCGGCAAGACCAACCTCGATCAGTTCGCGACCGGTCTGGTCGGCAGCCGTTCACCTTACGGCGCCTGTGCCAACGCGTTCAATCCGGACTACATCAGCGGCGGATCGAGCGCCGGCTCAGCCGTTGCCGTTGCACTCGGCCTTGCAAGTTTCAGCCTGGGTACGGACACCGCAGGCTCAGGCCGCGTGCCGGCCGCTTTCAACAACCTGGTCGGCGTGAAACCGACACGCGGCCTGCTCTCGGCCAGCGGCATGCTGCCGGCCTGCCAGAGCCTCGATTGCATGACGATATTCGCGCTGAACTGTGACGATGCAGCCGAGCTGTTGGCCTCGGCCGAAGGCGAAGATGCAGGCGATCCCTATAGTCGGAGGAACCCCTTCTCGAACCGCGCACGACACTACGGACCCTGGCAAGGACCACTGCGCGTTGGCGTGATCGATGAGCAGCAACTGAAGTTCTTTGGCGACGGACACTATGCTGAGGCCTACGCACTCGCACTACAGCGATTGAGCGATGCCGGTATAGAGATGGTCACCATTGACTACACGGCATTCGATGAAACGGCGCGCTTGCTGTACGAAGGGCCTTGGGTGGCCGAGCGCTACATCGCGACCTATCCCTTGATCGTCGAACAGCCCGATGCATTCTTACCGGTGACATACGGCATCATCGAGCCTGGCGGTCGTGCCAATGCGGTCGATCTGTTCAAGGCACAATACCGCCTTGAAGCCCTGAAGAAACAGGCCTACGCAATAATGGATACGGTCGACTGCCTGCTCACGCCTACCGCCGGCCGTCTGTTCACCCTGGCCGAGGTCGCCGAAGAGCCGGTCAAGCGCAACAGCGAGTTGGGCTATTACACCAACTACATGAATCTGCTCGACCTCAGTGCGCTGGCGATACCGGCCGGCTTCACCGGCACTGATCTACCCTTCGGCATCACGCTCGTCGGCAAGACCTTCGAAGACCGCAAGTTGTTGGGCATAGGCGCCTACCTGCAGCAGGTGCTGCCATCATTGCAGGGTGCAAGTCACGACCCATGCCCGCCATCGACCATGGCGCCGCAACGACAGACATCGACGATACCCGTGGTGGTCTGCGGCGCGCATCTGGAGGGATTGCCGCTCAACTGGCAATTGCGCGAGCGCGGCGCACAGTTGTTGGAACGCACAACCACCAGCGATGGCTATCGCCTGTATGCCCTTGCCGGCGGCCCACCCTATCGGCCGGGACTCGTGCGCGACGAGGCAGGTTCCGCGATCGAGGTCGAGGTGTGGTCAGTACCCGCAGAAAACTTCGGCAGTTTCGTCGCCGGCATACCCAGCCCGCTGGGTATCGGCAAAGTACGGTTGGCCGATGGTCGGGAGCTGCCGGGGTTCATCTGTGAACCCGCGGGTATCGAGGGTGCGGTAGAGATCACCCAGCTGGGTGGGTGGCGCGCCTATTTGGACCAAGGGTGA
- a CDS encoding urea amidolyase associated protein UAAP1, with protein MQTCSYTTELPGAAHWSLTMRRGTEMRLTDLHGGANVGMLFYNPHNLLERYNAPDTLKCQHTFKLTRGNCLYSDMGRIFCSIVADDLGWHESVCGNMNAEQVASRWGERNYQQDRNEWHQNGHDAFLVELAKYGLGKADLAANVNWFSKVGADADGNLSLHAGHSQAGNSVSLRFEMETLVLLHTCPHPLSQAETYPAKPIKIELGLAEPVADDDYCKNFRPENQRGFQNNALYHLGL; from the coding sequence ATGCAAACCTGTTCCTACACCACGGAATTGCCGGGCGCAGCGCACTGGTCGCTGACCATGCGACGCGGCACCGAAATGCGTCTGACCGACCTGCACGGCGGCGCCAACGTCGGCATGTTGTTCTACAACCCGCACAACCTGCTGGAACGTTACAACGCACCAGATACGCTGAAGTGCCAACACACCTTCAAGCTCACCCGCGGCAACTGCCTGTATTCCGACATGGGGCGCATCTTCTGCTCGATCGTCGCCGACGACCTCGGTTGGCACGAGAGCGTGTGCGGCAACATGAATGCCGAACAGGTCGCAAGCCGCTGGGGTGAGCGCAACTATCAGCAGGATCGCAACGAGTGGCACCAGAATGGCCATGACGCATTCCTGGTCGAACTCGCCAAGTACGGCCTCGGCAAGGCAGACCTTGCCGCCAACGTGAACTGGTTCAGCAAGGTGGGCGCCGATGCCGACGGCAACCTTTCTCTGCATGCCGGCCATAGCCAGGCGGGTAACAGTGTCAGTCTGCGCTTCGAGATGGAAACACTGGTGCTGTTGCACACCTGTCCCCATCCATTGAGTCAGGCAGAAACCTATCCGGCCAAGCCGATCAAGATCGAACTCGGACTGGCCGAACCGGTGGCCGACGACGACTACTGCAAGAACTTCCGCCCGGAAAACCAGCGCGGCTTTCAAAACAACGCCCTTTACCATCTTGGCCTGTGA
- the nuoN gene encoding NADH-quinone oxidoreductase subunit NuoN, which yields MEYNFAAMQPALPEIFLLSATCALLVIDLFLSERTRLLTYGLAIATLIGTIALVQFGASADTAYLFDGSFVRDPMSDVLKTGLLLISLFAFVYAKDYLRALGMLRGEYYVLGLFAVLGMMVMISANSFLTVYLGLELLALCLYALVAFNRESTGGAEAAMKYFVLGALASGMLLYGISMLYGATGKLQFPEVAAVIAAGGADTTVLVFGLVFVVIGVSFKFGAVPFHMWVPDVYHGAPTAVTLFLGSAPKIAAFALAMRLLVDGLGGLLVQWQDMLIILSILSLALGNLVAIAQTNIKRMLAYSTISHVGFIFLGLLAGNDKGFSAAMFYAIVYALTAAGGFGVVAMLSRKGFDAENIHDLKGLNERSPWLAFMMMLILFSMAGVPPTVGFFAKLFVLDAVISIDLVWLAGVAVFFSIIGAFYYLRAVKVMYFDKPIDTAPLASSMDTRVMMSINGLAVLGFGLFPAGLLAVCQAAFAS from the coding sequence ATGGAATACAACTTCGCTGCAATGCAACCCGCGCTACCAGAGATCTTTCTGCTCAGCGCCACCTGCGCGCTACTCGTGATCGACCTGTTCCTGTCCGAGCGCACCCGGTTGCTGACTTATGGCCTGGCGATCGCCACGCTGATCGGCACCATCGCCCTGGTGCAGTTCGGTGCCAGCGCGGATACTGCCTATCTGTTTGACGGCAGCTTCGTGCGCGACCCGATGTCCGATGTGCTCAAGACCGGTCTGCTGCTGATCTCGCTATTTGCGTTCGTCTATGCCAAGGATTATCTGCGCGCGCTCGGCATGCTGCGCGGCGAATACTATGTTCTGGGCCTGTTTGCCGTGCTCGGCATGATGGTCATGATCTCGGCCAACAGCTTCCTTACTGTGTACCTCGGCCTCGAATTGCTGGCGCTGTGCCTGTACGCGCTGGTCGCGTTCAACCGCGAATCGACCGGCGGGGCAGAGGCGGCCATGAAGTATTTCGTACTCGGCGCGCTGGCCTCGGGCATGCTGTTGTACGGCATCTCGATGCTGTACGGCGCGACCGGCAAACTGCAGTTCCCCGAGGTGGCCGCAGTGATCGCCGCCGGCGGCGCCGACACCACGGTGCTTGTCTTCGGGCTGGTGTTCGTCGTGATCGGTGTGTCGTTCAAGTTCGGCGCCGTGCCGTTTCATATGTGGGTGCCGGACGTGTACCACGGTGCCCCGACCGCGGTGACCCTGTTCCTGGGCAGCGCCCCCAAGATCGCTGCGTTCGCCCTGGCGATGCGCCTGCTGGTCGACGGCTTGGGCGGCCTGCTGGTGCAGTGGCAAGACATGCTGATCATCCTGTCAATTCTGTCGCTGGCGCTCGGCAACCTGGTCGCCATCGCGCAGACCAATATCAAGCGTATGCTGGCCTACTCGACGATTTCGCACGTCGGCTTCATCTTCCTCGGGCTGCTGGCCGGCAACGACAAGGGCTTTTCGGCCGCAATGTTCTACGCGATCGTCTACGCGCTGACCGCCGCCGGCGGTTTCGGTGTCGTCGCGATGCTCAGCCGCAAGGGCTTCGATGCCGAAAACATCCACGATCTCAAGGGCCTGAACGAACGTAGCCCCTGGCTGGCGTTCATGATGATGCTGATCCTGTTCTCGATGGCCGGTGTGCCGCCGACGGTCGGCTTCTTCGCCAAGCTGTTCGTGCTCGACGCCGTCATTTCCATCGACCTGGTGTGGTTGGCCGGCGTGGCGGTGTTCTTCTCGATCATCGGTGCCTTCTACTACCTACGCGCCGTCAAGGTCATGTATTTCGACAAGCCAATCGATACCGCGCCGCTGGCCTCGTCTATGGACACCCGCGTCATGATGTCGATCAATGGTTTGGCTGTACTCGGCTTCGGCCTGTTCCCGGCCGGTCTGCTCGCCGTGTGTCAAGCGGCGTTCGCCTCCTGA